In Amycolatopsis sp. EV170708-02-1, the following are encoded in one genomic region:
- a CDS encoding beta-ketoacyl synthase N-terminal-like domain-containing protein — protein MLDSGEIEVRGRHLVDGYLDQPSPAFGVTADGGRRYRTGDLGRLLPDGNLVCLGRLDRQVKVRGFRVELTEIEARLAEQPGVAEARAIVRDGDLLAYVTADGPRPDGRVLRAALADVLPASSVPAAVAVLDGFPLTVTGKLYELALPDPRTITTVPSERLTPAEERVHRIWCTVLGRDRVGRAEAFFDAGGDSLRLGRVQAGLADEFGVDVPLLALFERTTIAGQAAWLTESTSDTRQPVAAEEQTGDLIAVVGLACRFPGAPDAASFWWNLCAGVDSIHDHTDEELAALGIGPGLRADPAYVRSGGRIEGVEEFDAGFFGFTADEAARTDPQHRLFLETAWQALEDAGRDPAAETGPVGVFTSTSVNRYFLFHLFGNPAVTGDVDPDDWEGRLPGRQLTDHLPGQVAYRLGLTGPAVAVQSACSSSLAAVALAAQSLLDYRCDVALAGGASVTWPRYRSGGLVSPDGRCRAFDVAAAGAGFGSGAGAVVLRRLADALADRDHVYAVLPGWAITNDGPDRAGYAVPGPAGQASAVAEALAVADVAPDEVALLEAHGSGTPLGDAIEVAALNRVYRDVPPETCALGSVKTNIGHLDAASGIAGLIKAVLSVRHGVIPPNLHFTAPHPEVDLAGGPWYVPAKAADWPARERRVAGVSSFGMGGTNVHVIVEEAPAVPPRPEARGPFVLPVSARDAKALREAVSRLRDRLATDAPDLGDVAYTLSVRRAFACRAAVVADSAASAVAALDAVLANGTDVEGPAGTERELAAHWAGGGEIEWGAGGEPGRVPLPGYPFQRERHWIEPRPQHTTDQEIPR, from the coding sequence GTGCTGGACAGCGGCGAGATCGAGGTGCGCGGGCGGCACCTCGTCGACGGTTACCTCGACCAGCCGAGCCCGGCGTTCGGGGTGACGGCCGACGGCGGCCGCCGCTACCGGACCGGCGACCTCGGACGGTTGCTGCCGGACGGCAATCTCGTCTGCCTCGGCAGGCTCGACCGGCAGGTCAAGGTCCGCGGCTTCCGGGTGGAGCTGACCGAGATCGAGGCACGGCTCGCCGAACAGCCCGGCGTGGCCGAGGCGCGCGCGATCGTGCGCGACGGCGACCTGCTCGCCTATGTGACCGCGGACGGTCCGCGTCCGGACGGTCGGGTACTGCGCGCCGCGCTGGCGGACGTCCTGCCCGCCTCTTCGGTCCCCGCCGCCGTCGCGGTGCTGGACGGTTTTCCGCTGACCGTCACCGGGAAACTCTACGAGCTGGCGCTTCCGGACCCGCGGACGATCACGACCGTGCCGTCCGAGCGGCTGACCCCGGCCGAGGAACGCGTGCACCGGATCTGGTGCACGGTGCTGGGCCGTGACCGCGTCGGGCGCGCCGAGGCGTTCTTCGACGCCGGCGGCGACTCGCTGCGGCTCGGCCGGGTGCAGGCGGGGCTGGCCGACGAGTTCGGGGTGGACGTCCCGCTGCTCGCCCTGTTCGAGCGTACGACGATCGCCGGGCAGGCCGCCTGGCTCACGGAGTCCACTTCGGACACCCGGCAGCCGGTCGCCGCGGAGGAACAGACCGGGGACCTCATCGCCGTCGTCGGGCTGGCCTGCCGGTTCCCCGGCGCGCCGGACGCCGCCTCGTTCTGGTGGAACCTCTGCGCGGGCGTCGACTCGATCCACGACCACACCGACGAAGAGCTGGCGGCGCTGGGCATCGGGCCGGGCCTGCGGGCCGACCCGGCGTACGTACGGTCGGGCGGCCGGATCGAGGGTGTCGAGGAGTTCGACGCCGGGTTCTTCGGGTTCACCGCCGACGAGGCCGCGCGGACCGATCCGCAGCACCGGCTGTTCCTCGAAACCGCGTGGCAGGCACTGGAGGACGCGGGACGTGATCCCGCCGCCGAGACCGGGCCGGTCGGGGTCTTCACGTCCACCTCGGTGAACCGCTACTTCCTGTTCCACCTGTTCGGCAACCCGGCGGTGACCGGCGACGTCGACCCGGACGACTGGGAGGGGCGGCTGCCCGGCCGCCAGCTCACCGACCATCTGCCCGGCCAGGTCGCGTACCGGCTCGGGCTGACCGGGCCGGCGGTGGCCGTGCAGAGCGCGTGCTCCAGCTCGCTCGCGGCGGTGGCGCTGGCCGCGCAGAGCCTCCTGGACTACCGGTGCGACGTCGCGCTGGCCGGCGGGGCGAGCGTGACGTGGCCGCGCTACCGCAGTGGCGGGCTCGTCTCGCCGGACGGCCGGTGCCGCGCGTTCGACGTCGCCGCGGCGGGCGCCGGGTTCGGCTCGGGCGCCGGGGCCGTCGTGCTGCGGCGGCTGGCGGACGCGCTCGCCGACCGCGACCACGTCTACGCCGTGCTGCCCGGCTGGGCGATCACGAACGACGGCCCGGACCGCGCGGGTTACGCCGTGCCGGGACCGGCCGGGCAGGCGTCCGCGGTGGCCGAGGCGCTCGCCGTCGCGGACGTCGCCCCGGACGAGGTCGCGCTGCTCGAAGCCCACGGCAGCGGCACCCCGCTCGGCGACGCGATCGAGGTGGCCGCGCTCAACCGCGTCTACCGGGACGTGCCGCCGGAAACGTGCGCGCTGGGTTCGGTGAAGACGAACATCGGGCACCTCGACGCGGCGTCCGGTATCGCCGGGCTGATCAAGGCCGTGCTGTCCGTGCGGCACGGCGTCATCCCGCCGAACCTGCACTTCACGGCCCCGCACCCGGAGGTCGATCTGGCGGGCGGCCCCTGGTACGTCCCGGCGAAGGCCGCCGACTGGCCCGCCCGCGAGCGGCGGGTGGCCGGGGTCAGCTCGTTCGGCATGGGCGGCACGAACGTGCACGTGATCGTGGAGGAGGCCCCCGCCGTCCCGCCACGGCCGGAGGCGCGCGGCCCGTTCGTCCTGCCGGTTTCCGCGCGTGACGCGAAGGCGTTGCGCGAGGCGGTTTCCCGGCTGCGTGACCGGCTCGCCACGGACGCGCCGGACCTCGGGGACGTGGCGTACACGCTTTCCGTCCGGCGGGCGTTCGCGTGCCGGGCCGCCGTGGTGGCGGATTCGGCCGCGTCGGCGGTCGCCGCGCTCGACGCGGTGCTGGCGAACGGAACCGACGTCGAAGGCCCGGCCGGGACGGAGCGGGAGCTGGCCGCCCATTGGGCCGGGGGCGGCGAGATCGAGTGGGGCGCGGGCGGCGAACCCGGCCGTGTCCCGTTGCCGGGCTATCCGTTCCAGCGCGAGCGGCACTGGATCGAACCACGGCCTCAGCACACGACCGACCAGGAGATCCCTCGGTGA
- a CDS encoding trypsin-like serine protease, with product MLRKTGVLAVGLAAAGAMLIPGVASAAGGPTPFVIGGHDATEDYSFMVSLQQGGDHFCGGSLISENWVVTAAHCVKGAQPGEIRTRIGARQHNSGGTETGVSRIIVHPDFVGQNPPGGDIALVRLDKPVTEKPIKIAEAVGDAGTATRILGWGEHCADQTCGAPEILQELDTKVRPAEDCRNLAAGKEICTGSDTPDAMGCYGDSGGPQIKGRPGEWELVGATSRDGDADPKCASGLGIWTDVTVYRDWIAEQQASHPSVA from the coding sequence ATGCTTCGCAAAACAGGGGTACTGGCGGTCGGGCTGGCCGCGGCGGGAGCGATGCTGATCCCGGGGGTCGCTTCGGCGGCCGGCGGGCCGACGCCCTTCGTCATCGGCGGGCACGACGCCACCGAGGACTACTCGTTCATGGTGTCGCTGCAGCAGGGCGGCGACCATTTCTGCGGTGGTTCGCTGATCAGCGAGAACTGGGTGGTGACCGCGGCGCATTGCGTGAAGGGGGCGCAGCCGGGGGAGATCAGGACCAGGATCGGGGCGCGGCAACACAACAGCGGGGGCACCGAGACCGGCGTCAGCCGGATCATCGTGCACCCGGACTTCGTCGGGCAGAACCCGCCGGGCGGGGACATCGCGTTGGTGCGGCTGGACAAACCGGTGACCGAGAAGCCGATCAAGATCGCCGAGGCGGTGGGCGACGCGGGGACGGCGACCCGGATCCTCGGCTGGGGTGAGCACTGCGCCGACCAGACCTGCGGGGCGCCGGAGATCCTCCAGGAGCTGGACACCAAGGTGCGGCCGGCGGAGGACTGCCGCAATCTGGCCGCGGGCAAGGAGATCTGCACCGGCTCCGACACGCCGGACGCGATGGGCTGCTACGGCGACTCGGGCGGCCCGCAGATCAAGGGCAGGCCGGGCGAGTGGGAACTGGTCGGTGCCACCAGCCGCGACGGTGACGCGGATCCGAAGTGCGCCAGCGGCCTGGGCATCTGGACCGATGTGACGGTGTACCGGGACTGGATCGCCGAGCAGCAGGCGAGTCACCCGAGCGTGGCCTGA
- a CDS encoding SAM-dependent methyltransferase: MSVQGERVPEGVDVRLPSAARVYDWLLGGSHNFDADRAVGEKVVAVLPSGRRVAASNRAFLRRAVRYMVSHGITQFLDLGSGIPTVGNVHEIAQDMDPGCKVVYVDYDKVAVAHSRLILGENPNAAVVEADLCRPEEVLNSPAAREMLDFDRPIGLLMVAVFHFIPDSLRPAEIVARYRETLPPGSLVALSHLTADHAPEAMAAVTEAMKNSRDPMYFRPYAEVAALFDGLDLVEPGVVSAPLWHAEPGLRDVEPDDVYAGVGRKV; encoded by the coding sequence GTGTCCGTGCAGGGTGAACGGGTTCCGGAGGGTGTCGACGTCCGCTTGCCCAGCGCGGCCCGGGTCTACGACTGGCTGCTCGGCGGCAGCCACAACTTCGACGCCGATCGCGCCGTCGGGGAAAAGGTCGTGGCCGTCCTGCCGTCCGGGCGCCGGGTCGCCGCGTCCAACCGGGCGTTCCTCCGCCGAGCCGTGCGATACATGGTCTCCCACGGCATCACCCAGTTCCTCGATCTGGGCTCCGGGATCCCGACCGTCGGCAACGTGCACGAGATCGCGCAGGACATGGACCCCGGCTGCAAGGTGGTCTACGTCGACTACGACAAGGTCGCCGTGGCCCACAGCCGCCTCATCCTCGGCGAAAATCCGAACGCCGCCGTCGTCGAGGCGGACCTCTGCCGGCCAGAGGAGGTACTGAACTCCCCGGCGGCGCGGGAAATGCTGGACTTCGATCGGCCGATCGGGCTGCTCATGGTGGCCGTGTTCCACTTCATCCCGGACAGTCTGCGACCCGCCGAGATCGTCGCCCGGTACCGCGAGACGCTGCCGCCCGGCAGCCTGGTGGCGCTCTCGCATCTGACCGCCGACCACGCGCCCGAGGCGATGGCGGCGGTCACCGAGGCGATGAAGAACAGCCGAGACCCCATGTACTTCCGCCCCTACGCGGAGGTCGCCGCCCTCTTCGACGGACTCGACCTGGTCGAACCCGGTGTCGTGAGCGCGCCGCTGTGGCACGCGGAACCGGGCCTCCGCGACGTCGAGCCGGACGACGTCTACGCCGGCGTCGGACGCAAGGTCTGA
- a CDS encoding NAD(P)/FAD-dependent oxidoreductase, whose amino-acid sequence MESPTFVVIGAGLAGAKAAEALRDKGFDGRIVLLGEEAHRPYERPPLSKDMLTGKAGSDSAFVHDEGWYSGHEVDLRLGARVTAIHRAAHEVELADGTRVGYSKLLLATGAEPRVLPGAEDALTLRRLGDSERLRQVLASGSRLAVVGAGWIGLEAAAAARQAGLDVTVLEALELPLLPVLGPDAAKVFADLHLAHGVDLRLGVKVTETGARHVRLADGTRVDADAVLVGIGAVPNTALAEAAGLTVDNGVRVDAHLRTGDPDIFAAGDVANADHPFLGRPVRVEHWANALKQPAVAAAGMLGKDETYDELPYFFTDQYDLGMEYLGHNAGHDRVVFRGDVEAREFIAFWLKEDRVLAGMNVNVWDVTDPIKALIRGGRPVNPERLADTSVPLAEVVAG is encoded by the coding sequence GTGGAATCGCCGACGTTTGTGGTCATCGGCGCCGGCCTTGCCGGTGCGAAGGCCGCGGAAGCCTTACGCGACAAGGGATTTGACGGGCGGATCGTGCTGCTCGGCGAGGAAGCGCACCGTCCGTACGAACGGCCGCCGCTCTCGAAGGACATGCTCACCGGGAAGGCCGGGTCCGACAGCGCCTTCGTGCACGACGAGGGTTGGTACTCCGGCCACGAGGTCGACCTGCGGCTCGGCGCCCGTGTCACCGCGATCCATCGCGCCGCCCACGAGGTCGAGCTCGCCGACGGCACCCGGGTCGGCTACAGCAAGCTGCTGCTGGCGACGGGCGCCGAACCTCGCGTCCTGCCGGGTGCGGAGGACGCGCTCACGCTGCGCCGCCTCGGCGACTCCGAGCGGCTGCGGCAGGTACTGGCGAGCGGATCCCGGCTCGCCGTGGTCGGCGCCGGGTGGATCGGTCTCGAAGCCGCGGCGGCGGCCAGGCAGGCCGGTCTCGACGTGACGGTGCTGGAGGCACTCGAGCTGCCACTGCTGCCCGTGCTGGGGCCCGACGCGGCCAAGGTGTTCGCGGACCTGCACCTCGCACACGGCGTCGACCTGCGGCTCGGGGTCAAGGTGACCGAAACGGGCGCGAGGCACGTCCGGCTCGCCGACGGCACACGGGTCGACGCCGACGCCGTTCTCGTCGGGATCGGCGCGGTCCCGAACACCGCACTGGCCGAAGCCGCCGGGCTGACGGTGGACAACGGGGTCCGCGTCGACGCCCACCTGCGCACCGGCGACCCGGACATCTTCGCCGCCGGGGACGTCGCCAACGCCGATCACCCGTTCCTCGGCCGCCCGGTCCGGGTGGAGCACTGGGCGAACGCGCTCAAGCAGCCGGCCGTCGCGGCCGCCGGGATGCTCGGCAAGGACGAAACCTACGACGAACTGCCCTACTTCTTCACCGACCAGTACGACCTCGGGATGGAGTACCTCGGCCACAACGCCGGTCACGACCGTGTCGTCTTCCGCGGCGACGTCGAGGCCCGGGAGTTCATCGCCTTCTGGCTCAAGGAAGACCGGGTGCTGGCGGGGATGAACGTCAACGTCTGGGACGTCACCGACCCGATCAAGGCCTTGATCCGCGGCGGACGGCCGGTGAACCCGGAGAGGCTCGCCGACACCTCGGTGCCACTCGCGGAGGTCGTCGCCGGCTGA
- a CDS encoding sensor histidine kinase, with the protein MRRTFVVTDVVHPAGYEDRLRTVLNDLHDGVGPTLAMAVLGLRAARDLIVRDRAGAERLLCRLEEELHGAITELRRIVTDARPPALDEAGLVTAVRRYAGMLADRVPAEHGPLAVTVEVRRELPPLSTEVEVTAYRIIREALVNIARHSGARQCAVRLWPLDGDLRVEIVDDGVGTSGEAPPVVGGTGLRSMREHAVDLGGGCVIEPVPSGGTRIAAWLPLATQE; encoded by the coding sequence ATGCGCCGGACATTCGTCGTCACCGACGTCGTTCATCCTGCCGGGTACGAAGACCGGCTCCGGACGGTGCTCAACGACCTCCACGACGGCGTCGGACCGACACTCGCCATGGCCGTGCTCGGCTTGCGGGCGGCCCGTGACCTGATCGTCCGTGACCGGGCCGGGGCCGAGCGTCTCCTGTGCCGGCTCGAGGAAGAACTCCACGGCGCCATCACCGAACTGCGCCGCATCGTGACCGACGCGCGCCCGCCCGCGCTCGACGAAGCGGGGCTCGTCACGGCCGTGCGCCGGTACGCCGGGATGCTCGCCGACCGGGTACCCGCCGAACACGGTCCGCTCGCGGTGACCGTGGAGGTCCGCCGCGAGCTGCCGCCGCTGTCGACCGAGGTGGAGGTCACCGCGTACCGGATCATCCGCGAGGCACTCGTGAACATCGCCCGCCATTCCGGCGCCCGGCAATGCGCGGTGCGCCTCTGGCCGCTGGACGGCGATCTGCGCGTGGAGATCGTCGACGACGGGGTCGGCACGAGCGGCGAGGCGCCCCCCGTCGTCGGCGGGACCGGGCTGCGTTCGATGCGGGAACACGCCGTCGACCTCGGCGGCGGCTGCGTGATCGAGCCGGTGCCCTCGGGCGGGACCCGGATCGCCGCCTGGCTGCCGCTCGCGACCCAGGAGTGA
- a CDS encoding response regulator transcription factor has product MFPPLRVLVVDDHPAFRAAICAMLDGTHGIEVAGQAADGRTAVAEAGRLEPDVILMDLNLPDLDGVEATRRIVKACPHTGVLMLTMFENEAAVFAAMRAGARGYLLKGARNEQVVRAVRVIGDGEAIFSPAIATQVLSLLGTESPRDESFPKLTAREREIMRLIAQGMGNASIADQLVLSPKTVRNHVSHIFRKLQVTDRAQAIAKIRKAGVARSE; this is encoded by the coding sequence ATGTTCCCGCCCCTCCGTGTCCTCGTGGTGGACGACCATCCCGCCTTCCGGGCGGCCATCTGCGCGATGCTCGACGGCACCCACGGCATCGAGGTCGCCGGGCAGGCCGCCGACGGCCGCACCGCCGTCGCGGAAGCGGGCAGGCTGGAGCCCGACGTCATCCTGATGGACCTGAACCTCCCGGACCTCGACGGCGTCGAGGCGACCCGACGGATCGTGAAGGCCTGCCCGCACACCGGCGTGCTCATGCTGACCATGTTCGAGAACGAAGCCGCGGTGTTCGCCGCCATGCGCGCGGGTGCGCGCGGCTACCTGCTCAAGGGGGCGCGCAACGAGCAGGTCGTCCGCGCGGTACGGGTGATCGGCGACGGCGAGGCGATCTTCAGCCCGGCGATCGCGACCCAGGTGCTTTCCCTGCTGGGCACGGAATCCCCGCGCGACGAGTCCTTTCCGAAGCTGACCGCGCGTGAACGGGAGATCATGCGGCTCATCGCGCAGGGCATGGGGAACGCCTCCATCGCCGACCAGCTGGTGCTCAGCCCGAAAACCGTGCGGAACCATGTGTCCCACATCTTCCGCAAGCTCCAGGTCACCGACCGGGCCCAGGCCATCGCCAAGATCAGGAAGGCGGGCGTCGCTCGATCGGAGTAG
- a CDS encoding DPP IV N-terminal domain-containing protein, producing MTMRPNRAVAAIVFVAVLGGAAITGVLAPTAAQQPAPPAAPYRVGYVSAATTGLVQATGDALPPGAGGVDSDASAGKGGLAWVSKRAVRDGAERDGEIWYLRDGTRVPVRLTDDATADTRPALSPDGSSIAFVSERTGSKDIFVIGVDGRGLRQVTSGPAADDSPSWSPDGGRLVFSGTGEDPAGDLYTVPSGGGAPTRLTNDPGADTEPAWAPTGSRIAFTTTRFDPAGDVVVMAETGGAVTRAVPEPGDSSEPAWSPDGARLAFTTRQPDPLGDVKQVAGGQVSVISALSGVGETEPTFRADGQPVFTRLHGGATTDIWSSDARGGDRRDLTNRPDADEADPAFSPDGTSLAYTEFGTGESRNSQVVVANADGDAPRPLTAAERGKRERHPAWSPDATKIAFTRTVSSGEGSDSFVRIVRVADGRPLGDIPIPAHLRGDDSQPVWSADGTKITLTRAATRIGPPGPSRVDPAVVDVPVGRGGSARIGKTVETDRIRSLPDVVLLMDQTGSMGGVIEDVKTNLGAVIDSVREREKEANFAVVAFGDAKDPAPRPFHVQQPLTPAGTDAERKLLSDAFARIKSDGGGDTAEDWLLALRKIATGAITFRPGSSRVIVLVGDAASHETPPDTRAEVIAALNAAKISVVAVPAVTGGPSTDPDRGLDARGQATAITSATNGVLTPGTDPGRISEAIIAGIGDLPVSVQPVSFCDPGLTMTFDPAGPQSVPGGAKARFTETATVSQTAALGSFLRCRVEFRLNGETTVRPGYTENVTVRVKDPALPLITLHDRTVTGTGPMVIEYPATAVDVDGSRLEPSCVPLSGSLFPVGATTVACTARGKNGTAVETAVMAVAPPGEDRRRQLWQVTLTQPSPDVVVPGDQRDLSSLFGPGCGTGEEGAADVSPDGATLAFQSGYGLVCVAPADGGAARILVQRTGYVDDPAWSPDGGLVAYTNSPSEDPPRIAVVPFTGGDGRILIDGPGGASQPTFQRIPDLAVSTSAVPAAIPFEGLTTVEFVVTNRGATASPVVGLFVRLTAGLRPSAAIPTKGTCTPELVCAFGTLVPGEEVRVRFGATGLAAGAQAATGTATTTAPDADTRDNSATAVVTVGEKPAPPVTPGSLSVGMSVSAVPLFTGGDDVVLTYLVHNGSQAAMPAVRLVTQLPPGLPATSAAPGCVPGGGSCALGTLGPGQTVAVRISLAAKAAFEGQVSGTVSTTGPDNNAADNTANARVVVRQPVVELDPKIGTLGFVPRVRGTDFPPGAVVRLAWSAGISAPGLVTVGADGRFEARFLIFHHDLIGPRTVNVTSVGGVKFGTVGSNPILVVLRTQQPPFITRG from the coding sequence ATGACCATGCGCCCGAACCGAGCGGTGGCGGCGATCGTGTTCGTCGCGGTGCTGGGCGGAGCGGCGATCACCGGGGTGCTCGCGCCGACCGCGGCGCAGCAGCCCGCGCCTCCCGCCGCGCCGTACCGCGTCGGCTACGTCAGCGCCGCGACCACGGGTTTGGTCCAGGCCACCGGCGACGCCTTGCCCCCGGGCGCCGGGGGCGTCGATTCCGACGCGTCCGCGGGCAAAGGCGGCCTGGCGTGGGTGAGCAAACGGGCCGTCCGCGACGGTGCCGAACGCGACGGCGAGATCTGGTACCTGCGGGACGGCACCCGGGTGCCGGTGCGCCTGACCGACGACGCGACCGCCGACACACGTCCGGCGTTGTCGCCCGACGGTTCGTCGATCGCGTTCGTCTCGGAACGTACGGGCAGCAAGGACATCTTCGTGATCGGCGTGGACGGACGAGGGCTCCGCCAAGTGACCTCCGGACCGGCCGCCGACGATTCGCCGAGCTGGTCGCCCGACGGCGGCCGTCTCGTGTTCAGCGGGACCGGCGAGGATCCGGCCGGCGACCTCTACACCGTGCCGTCCGGCGGCGGTGCGCCGACGCGCCTGACCAACGACCCCGGTGCCGACACCGAGCCCGCCTGGGCCCCCACCGGTTCCCGGATCGCGTTCACCACCACCAGGTTCGACCCGGCCGGGGACGTCGTGGTCATGGCCGAAACCGGTGGCGCGGTCACCCGGGCGGTCCCAGAGCCCGGCGACTCGTCCGAGCCCGCGTGGTCGCCGGACGGCGCGCGGCTGGCCTTCACCACCCGGCAACCGGATCCGCTCGGTGACGTCAAACAGGTCGCGGGCGGTCAGGTCTCGGTGATCTCCGCGCTGTCCGGCGTCGGCGAGACCGAACCGACCTTCCGTGCCGACGGGCAGCCGGTGTTCACCCGGCTCCACGGTGGCGCCACCACCGACATCTGGAGCTCGGACGCGCGCGGCGGCGACCGCCGCGACCTCACGAACCGGCCGGACGCGGACGAAGCCGATCCCGCTTTCTCCCCGGACGGGACTTCGCTGGCCTACACGGAATTCGGCACCGGCGAGAGCCGGAACAGTCAGGTCGTCGTGGCGAACGCCGACGGCGACGCACCGCGACCGCTGACCGCGGCCGAGCGCGGCAAACGGGAACGCCACCCGGCCTGGTCGCCGGACGCGACGAAGATCGCGTTCACCCGGACCGTGTCGAGCGGCGAGGGTTCCGACAGCTTCGTGCGGATCGTGCGCGTCGCGGACGGCCGTCCGCTCGGTGACATCCCGATCCCGGCACACCTGCGCGGTGACGACTCACAGCCGGTGTGGTCGGCGGACGGGACGAAGATCACGCTCACCCGCGCGGCCACCCGGATCGGGCCGCCGGGACCGTCCAGAGTGGACCCCGCGGTGGTGGACGTCCCGGTCGGGCGCGGCGGTTCGGCGCGGATCGGCAAGACGGTGGAGACCGACCGGATCCGGTCCCTGCCGGACGTCGTCCTGCTGATGGACCAGACCGGCTCCATGGGCGGGGTGATCGAGGACGTCAAGACGAACCTCGGCGCGGTCATCGACAGCGTGCGGGAGCGGGAGAAGGAAGCGAACTTCGCCGTCGTGGCCTTCGGCGACGCGAAAGACCCGGCCCCGCGGCCGTTCCACGTTCAGCAGCCGCTGACCCCGGCGGGTACCGACGCCGAGCGGAAACTGCTGTCCGACGCGTTCGCCCGGATCAAGTCGGACGGCGGCGGAGACACCGCCGAGGACTGGCTTCTGGCCTTGCGGAAGATCGCGACCGGAGCCATCACCTTCCGCCCGGGCAGCAGCCGGGTCATCGTCCTGGTCGGTGACGCGGCGAGCCACGAGACCCCACCGGACACCCGGGCGGAGGTGATCGCCGCCTTGAACGCGGCGAAGATCAGCGTGGTGGCCGTTCCCGCGGTCACCGGCGGGCCGAGCACGGATCCCGACCGTGGCCTCGACGCGCGGGGACAGGCGACCGCGATCACCAGCGCCACCAACGGTGTGCTCACGCCCGGCACCGACCCCGGCCGGATCTCGGAGGCGATCATCGCGGGAATCGGTGACCTCCCGGTCAGCGTCCAGCCGGTGAGCTTCTGCGATCCGGGCCTGACGATGACGTTCGATCCCGCGGGCCCGCAAAGCGTTCCAGGCGGCGCGAAGGCGCGGTTCACCGAAACGGCGACGGTGTCCCAGACGGCCGCGCTGGGTTCTTTCCTGCGTTGCCGCGTGGAGTTCCGGTTGAACGGGGAAACCACCGTGCGGCCGGGTTACACCGAGAACGTCACCGTGCGTGTCAAGGATCCGGCTCTGCCACTGATCACGCTGCACGACCGGACGGTGACCGGGACCGGCCCGATGGTGATCGAGTACCCCGCGACCGCGGTGGACGTGGACGGGAGCAGGCTCGAGCCGAGCTGCGTTCCCTTGTCCGGAAGCCTGTTCCCGGTCGGTGCCACCACGGTGGCATGCACGGCGAGAGGAAAGAACGGTACCGCCGTCGAGACCGCGGTCATGGCCGTCGCCCCGCCCGGCGAAGACCGGCGGAGGCAGTTGTGGCAGGTCACCCTGACCCAGCCTTCGCCGGACGTCGTCGTGCCGGGAGACCAGCGTGACCTTTCGTCGTTGTTCGGCCCCGGTTGCGGCACCGGCGAAGAAGGCGCGGCGGACGTCTCGCCGGACGGGGCCACCCTCGCGTTCCAGAGCGGCTACGGGCTGGTCTGCGTGGCTCCCGCCGACGGGGGTGCGGCCCGGATCCTGGTGCAGCGCACGGGATACGTCGACGATCCGGCCTGGTCGCCGGACGGCGGGCTCGTCGCGTACACGAACTCGCCGAGCGAGGATCCGCCACGGATCGCGGTCGTTCCGTTCACCGGCGGCGACGGCCGGATCCTGATCGACGGCCCCGGTGGCGCCTCGCAGCCCACGTTCCAGCGGATCCCCGACCTCGCCGTGAGCACGAGCGCCGTACCCGCCGCGATCCCGTTCGAGGGGCTCACCACGGTCGAATTCGTCGTCACCAACCGCGGCGCGACCGCGTCGCCCGTGGTGGGGCTGTTCGTCCGGCTGACGGCCGGATTGCGGCCGTCGGCCGCAATCCCCACCAAGGGCACCTGTACGCCCGAGCTGGTGTGCGCGTTCGGCACCCTGGTGCCGGGCGAGGAGGTGCGGGTGCGGTTCGGCGCGACCGGCCTGGCAGCCGGGGCACAGGCGGCGACCGGAACGGCCACCACGACCGCCCCGGACGCCGACACACGGGACAACTCCGCGACCGCGGTCGTGACGGTCGGCGAAAAACCGGCGCCGCCGGTGACGCCCGGATCCCTGTCGGTCGGGATGTCGGTCTCGGCGGTCCCGCTGTTCACCGGCGGCGACGACGTGGTGCTGACCTACTTGGTGCACAACGGTTCCCAGGCCGCGATGCCGGCCGTCCGGCTCGTGACCCAGCTGCCGCCCGGGCTTCCCGCGACTTCGGCCGCGCCCGGCTGTGTGCCCGGTGGCGGAAGCTGCGCGCTCGGGACGCTGGGGCCGGGACAGACGGTCGCGGTCCGGATCTCGTTGGCCGCGAAGGCCGCTTTCGAAGGCCAGGTGTCCGGAACGGTGAGCACGACCGGACCGGACAACAACGCCGCGGACAACACGGCGAACGCGCGTGTGGTGGTCCGGCAGCCGGTGGTCGAGCTGGATCCGAAGATCGGCACCCTCGGCTTCGTCCCGCGGGTGCGGGGAACGGATTTCCCGCCGGGCGCGGTGGTCCGGCTGGCCTGGTCGGCGGGCATCTCCGCACCGGGACTGGTCACCGTCGGCGCCGACGGAAGATTCGAGGCCCGCTTCCTGATCTTCCACCACGACCTGATCGGCCCGCGCACGGTGAACGTGACCTCGGTGGGCGGCGTGAAATTCGGGACGGTGGGGTCGAATCCGATCCTGGTGGTGCTCCGCACCCAGCAACCCCCGTTCATCACCCGAGGCTGA